From one Luteipulveratus mongoliensis genomic stretch:
- a CDS encoding organic hydroperoxide resistance protein encodes MPFEEVTEVLYTTAATAKGGREGNVKSADGVVDLPLGKPGSVSNPKANPETLFAAGYAACFSGALNAVAKAEGLDTSESTVTADVTFGKTESGFGLAVDLKATVPGVDPAKAQELVEKAHQFCPYSKATRDNITVTLGTA; translated from the coding sequence ATGCCGTTCGAGGAAGTCACCGAGGTTCTCTACACCACCGCTGCCACCGCCAAGGGCGGCCGTGAGGGCAACGTCAAGAGCGCTGACGGTGTGGTGGACCTCCCGCTGGGCAAGCCTGGCAGCGTCAGCAACCCCAAGGCCAACCCCGAGACGCTGTTCGCCGCGGGCTATGCAGCGTGCTTCTCCGGCGCACTCAACGCCGTGGCGAAGGCGGAGGGTCTGGACACCAGCGAGTCCACCGTCACCGCCGATGTGACGTTCGGCAAGACCGAGTCGGGCTTCGGTCTCGCCGTCGACCTCAAGGCCACCGTCCCCGGAGTCGACCCGGCCAAGGCGCAGGAGCTGGTCGAGAAGGCGCACCAGTTCTGCCCCTACTCCAAGGCCACCCGCGACAA